From Alkalispirochaeta americana, the proteins below share one genomic window:
- a CDS encoding pentapeptide repeat-containing protein, with the protein MPVFPARSLPVLLHEWELVKGEAVGWQIISNDVSGASFPQGEWRDVAFRESILNEAIFSGGAFQNCEFFRCSMQRLFLDRTRMTETVLDACVLTRTSLEGVRADQGIIRRCVLNSNNARNARLNACFLEDFESWKTRFDGSVFYRCRFRVSPEEGVAGFHQASFGKALFIQCSFEGDVFREGTLEGACFIQCSFNRQSWEYVSQENTIFWECEGGPNLHCSVSGHGRKNGMERKKEELLAALEDLDAESLRDALAMMLVEEVQDPAIHGTVPENTPDSLGRDITQARDFPSLFRLLKTRLNLKELDQFSVDGGSVWVTIGSRKHEITPGEGNVPVRKTPEPTATAPRPSGDAGRFSNLEL; encoded by the coding sequence ATGCCGGTTTTCCCCGCCAGGAGTCTCCCTGTTCTGCTTCATGAATGGGAGCTGGTGAAGGGTGAGGCCGTGGGATGGCAGATCATCTCGAACGATGTGAGCGGGGCCTCCTTTCCCCAGGGTGAATGGAGGGATGTGGCTTTTCGGGAGAGTATTCTGAACGAGGCGATCTTTTCCGGGGGAGCTTTTCAGAATTGCGAGTTTTTTCGGTGTTCCATGCAGCGGCTTTTTCTGGACAGGACGAGGATGACAGAAACCGTGCTGGACGCATGTGTTTTGACACGGACCTCCCTGGAGGGTGTCCGTGCCGATCAGGGAATCATCAGGCGCTGTGTTCTGAACAGTAATAACGCCCGGAATGCTCGGTTGAACGCCTGCTTTCTGGAGGATTTCGAATCCTGGAAGACTCGTTTTGACGGGAGTGTTTTCTATCGTTGCCGGTTTCGCGTATCACCGGAAGAGGGCGTAGCAGGGTTCCACCAGGCATCTTTTGGAAAGGCTCTTTTTATCCAGTGCTCTTTTGAAGGCGATGTGTTCCGGGAAGGGACGCTGGAAGGGGCTTGTTTTATCCAGTGTTCCTTCAATCGGCAAAGCTGGGAGTATGTTTCACAGGAAAACACCATTTTTTGGGAATGCGAGGGTGGCCCCAACCTGCACTGTTCAGTATCCGGGCATGGGAGGAAAAACGGTATGGAACGAAAAAAAGAAGAACTTTTGGCAGCCCTGGAGGATCTCGATGCCGAGAGCCTGAGGGATGCTTTGGCGATGATGCTTGTCGAGGAGGTTCAGGACCCTGCTATTCACGGAACAGTTCCGGAGAACACACCCGATTCTCTTGGTCGAGACATCACCCAGGCTCGTGATTTTCCAAGTCTTTTCAGACTTCTCAAGACCCGCTTGAACCTGAAAGAGCTGGATCAGTTCAGTGTTGATGGTGGATCGGTCTGGGTGACGATTGGCTCGCGGAAACATGAAATCACGCCGGGAGAAGGAAACGTTCCGGTGCGAAAAACTCCGGAACCGACCGCTACGGCTCCCCGGCCTTCCGGGGATGCGGGGCGGTTCAGCAATCTGGAATTATAA
- a CDS encoding DUF2997 domain-containing protein, with translation MADRHELEIVIDKDGEVSIKVEGVNGSRCVQLTKDIEEELGIVVEREKTSEYYKDDLSRTNQIDGFSRGGE, from the coding sequence ATGGCAGACAGACACGAACTAGAGATCGTTATCGACAAGGATGGGGAGGTGTCCATAAAGGTTGAGGGGGTTAACGGATCCCGGTGTGTTCAACTCACGAAGGATATCGAGGAAGAACTGGGAATCGTTGTCGAACGGGAAAAAACGTCGGAGTACTACAAGGACGACTTATCCCGGACTAACCAGATCGACGGGTTTTCCCGGGGGGGGGAATGA
- a CDS encoding AAA family ATPase: protein MKQTELSVKERISVLIRARYPLVYVVSSEEKRVEDTMKEIARERGKRCFVWSITKGLECDDGTRLSDLREPLKVLDYIMELDVKGLFVVKDFHPFLNDPVVVRKLRDVNGELKTTVKNVLLLSSILKIPPEMEKEISVIDYDLPGKDEIGGIIDGICRSVGGDPTGGSDINREKVIDAALGLTAEEAENVFAKSLVQTGHFDVGIILSEKEQIIRKSGVLEYYQAQEEMTEIGGLEYLKEWLKKRSLAFTDEARDFGLPQPKGVLLIGIPGCGKSLTAKAISSLWQIPLLKLDMGKVFSSLVGSSEENVRKAIQTAESIAPSILWLDELEKGFAGMGGGSSGDSGTSARVFGTFLTWLQEKKSAVFVVATSNDISALPPELLRKGRFDEIFYIDLPNRAEREEIFRIHLEKRKRDPQKFSLDLLSRQTTGYSGSEIEEVVISSLYDAFDKHQDISTDGLQAATSSMIPLSQTMGDRISEIREWAKLRARRASLQCFEEDESKDRLLELT from the coding sequence ATGAAACAGACAGAATTGTCGGTAAAAGAGAGAATATCGGTGCTGATTCGGGCCCGATATCCCCTGGTATATGTTGTTTCCAGCGAAGAGAAACGTGTTGAGGATACGATGAAGGAGATTGCCCGGGAACGAGGCAAGCGGTGCTTTGTCTGGTCGATAACCAAAGGGTTAGAGTGTGATGACGGAACGCGTCTTTCCGATCTCCGGGAGCCCCTGAAAGTATTGGACTATATTATGGAGCTTGATGTGAAAGGGCTCTTTGTGGTGAAAGACTTTCATCCCTTCCTGAACGATCCTGTGGTGGTGCGAAAACTCCGCGATGTAAACGGAGAACTAAAAACAACGGTAAAAAATGTCTTGCTCTTGTCGTCGATTCTCAAGATACCGCCAGAGATGGAAAAGGAAATAAGTGTCATCGATTATGATCTCCCCGGAAAGGACGAGATTGGTGGAATAATCGATGGTATCTGCCGGTCTGTTGGTGGAGACCCCACGGGCGGCAGCGACATAAACAGAGAAAAAGTTATCGATGCAGCTCTGGGGCTTACTGCAGAGGAGGCAGAAAATGTCTTTGCCAAATCGCTGGTTCAAACAGGGCATTTTGATGTCGGTATAATTTTAAGCGAGAAGGAACAAATTATCCGCAAGTCGGGTGTCCTCGAATATTACCAGGCGCAGGAAGAAATGACAGAGATCGGGGGGCTGGAATATCTCAAGGAATGGCTGAAAAAGAGAAGTCTTGCCTTCACCGACGAGGCAAGAGATTTCGGGCTCCCCCAGCCCAAGGGCGTGCTTCTGATCGGTATTCCCGGATGTGGAAAATCGCTCACTGCCAAGGCGATCAGCAGCTTGTGGCAGATCCCTCTGTTGAAACTGGATATGGGAAAGGTCTTTTCCAGCCTTGTGGGAAGCAGCGAAGAGAATGTCCGCAAGGCGATTCAGACAGCAGAATCGATTGCTCCGTCTATCCTGTGGCTCGATGAGCTTGAAAAGGGGTTCGCCGGAATGGGCGGAGGAAGTTCCGGTGATTCGGGTACGTCCGCTAGAGTGTTTGGAACCTTTCTTACGTGGCTCCAGGAAAAAAAGAGTGCGGTTTTTGTTGTGGCCACCTCCAACGATATCTCGGCTCTTCCTCCCGAATTGCTGAGGAAAGGGCGGTTTGATGAGATTTTCTACATTGATCTCCCGAACCGGGCGGAACGGGAAGAAATTTTTCGGATTCATCTGGAAAAAAGAAAACGCGATCCCCAGAAGTTTTCTCTTGACCTTCTGTCACGACAGACAACGGGGTATTCGGGGTCGGAGATCGAGGAGGTGGTAATCTCCTCTCTCTACGATGCCTTTGACAAGCATCAGGATATTTCGACCGACGGGCTCCAGGCGGCAACCTCTTCCATGATCCCTCTCTCCCAGACCATGGGGGATCGAATAAGCGAGATTCGCGAATGGGCCAAACTTCGTGCACGACGGGCAAGTCTGCAGTGTTTCGAAGAGGATGAAAGCAAGGATCGCTTGCTGGAACTTACGTAA
- a CDS encoding 4Fe-4S single cluster domain-containing protein — protein sequence MSKAGVSRSQCMNIHSFLSRSRVNGPGVRSVLWLQGCNRSCPGCFNPEALPATGGESVAVSDVLDWLPQREIEGVTFSGGEPFLQAAPLAMLGEAIRARGLSVLVYTGYLIDEIERSGKEDWIDLLSVADILIDGPYLKDVPPNHRWAGSGNQRVHILGDGIDFDDSDRSKDSSSEEGEIEFSIDNEGLVTVTGFPEGWT from the coding sequence ATGTCTAAGGCAGGAGTGTCTCGTTCTCAATGTATGAATATTCACTCTTTTCTTTCCCGGTCCAGGGTGAATGGTCCGGGGGTTCGGAGTGTACTGTGGCTCCAGGGATGTAATCGGTCCTGTCCAGGGTGCTTTAATCCCGAGGCTCTGCCAGCGACGGGGGGGGAAAGTGTGGCGGTTTCGGATGTCCTGGACTGGCTGCCGCAGAGGGAAATAGAAGGCGTCACCTTTTCCGGGGGAGAACCGTTCCTGCAGGCTGCCCCGCTGGCGATGCTCGGCGAAGCGATACGGGCTCGGGGGCTCTCTGTGCTGGTCTATACAGGGTATTTAATAGATGAAATAGAAAGAAGCGGGAAAGAAGACTGGATTGATTTGCTATCGGTTGCTGATATCTTGATAGATGGGCCGTACCTGAAAGATGTTCCTCCCAACCATCGCTGGGCGGGATCGGGCAATCAACGGGTTCACATTCTGGGTGATGGTATCGATTTTGACGATTCGGATAGATCGAAAGACTCCTCTTCGGAAGAGGGGGAAATAGAATTTTCCATAGACAACGAGGGGCTGGTTACTGTGACCGGCTTTCCGGAAGGATGGACATGA
- a CDS encoding GNAT family N-acetyltransferase, with protein sequence MIGGKHRGVSLEVWSPSMKNSLSDRLNSGEWESSLVGCDGAVWNPLRPESALAGLEERVATEEAFLLRCVPEENSSGGHSEEFLLGLDRISPWNGRAQLFWWASRDQQQRKILAEPLKCLVQYAFLVLHLRRLSVLVESGPMETTIRSFGFAKEGTLREWAFVPGDGEYFDVGVFGCLRQECLVLNV encoded by the coding sequence ATGATAGGAGGAAAACACCGGGGGGTAAGCCTGGAGGTATGGAGCCCGTCCATGAAAAACTCTCTCTCCGATCGATTGAACTCAGGCGAATGGGAATCTTCCCTGGTTGGATGCGATGGTGCGGTATGGAACCCTCTTCGTCCTGAATCGGCTTTGGCAGGTCTGGAAGAGCGGGTAGCTACAGAAGAGGCCTTCCTGCTGCGCTGTGTCCCCGAAGAAAACTCTTCCGGCGGACATTCAGAAGAGTTTCTCTTGGGACTTGACCGGATATCTCCCTGGAATGGCCGTGCCCAGCTTTTCTGGTGGGCGTCCCGGGACCAGCAACAGCGGAAAATTCTTGCAGAACCCCTCAAGTGCCTTGTGCAGTACGCTTTTCTTGTCCTCCACCTGCGTCGCCTTTCGGTGCTGGTCGAGTCAGGGCCTATGGAGACAACGATACGATCTTTTGGATTTGCAAAAGAGGGAACCCTTCGTGAGTGGGCCTTTGTACCCGGTGATGGGGAGTATTTTGATGTGGGAGTGTTTGGATGTCTAAGGCAGGAGTGTCTCGTTCTCAATGTATGA
- a CDS encoding phage late control D family protein — translation MSSDYEKLVPYFIVYINGTRLAIEQEASVKQVLVTDRVDAPSACQIVLSDAERQWADSSEFSEGQQVSVHLGTKDDIQEVFNGEITGLRAQYTRNTDDTTTIVCHDVLHRLRRLRRTATFADMADADIVQLILDRHGLEGDCDGLGTHYAYTTQQNSSDFDLIMEIASRHGCSVRAQGTCVQIKPIVEEGADVIVEWEKTLLDFSAHMDTTQQWTGVAVHSWNADSGEGILGEAKVADISYRVGDGLLGGEVVMEAFGPSETVVVDPRVQDTVEAERLAMDMLTRNSFGLICGSGSCEGNYRIKAGATLEVKELGGRFSGPYLLREVKHRLVSGTGFTTSFSGSRNTV, via the coding sequence GTGAGTTCAGATTACGAGAAGCTTGTTCCCTATTTCATAGTGTATATAAACGGGACACGTCTGGCGATTGAACAGGAGGCATCGGTGAAACAGGTTCTTGTTACCGACCGGGTCGATGCTCCGTCGGCCTGTCAGATCGTGTTGTCTGATGCGGAACGACAGTGGGCTGATAGCTCCGAGTTTTCCGAGGGGCAGCAGGTGTCGGTTCATTTGGGAACCAAAGATGATATTCAAGAAGTATTCAACGGTGAGATAACGGGTCTTCGGGCGCAGTATACCAGGAACACCGACGATACCACGACAATTGTCTGTCACGATGTGCTGCACCGGTTAAGACGGCTCCGAAGAACGGCAACCTTTGCTGATATGGCCGATGCCGACATTGTTCAGCTGATCCTGGATCGTCACGGCCTGGAAGGTGATTGCGACGGCTTGGGGACACATTACGCGTACACGACCCAGCAGAACAGCAGTGATTTTGATCTGATTATGGAGATCGCCTCTCGCCATGGGTGCAGCGTTCGGGCGCAGGGAACCTGTGTTCAGATCAAGCCCATCGTCGAAGAGGGAGCCGATGTCATCGTGGAATGGGAAAAAACACTCCTTGATTTTTCTGCACACATGGACACCACACAGCAATGGACCGGGGTGGCGGTTCACTCCTGGAATGCTGATTCCGGCGAAGGGATCCTCGGCGAGGCGAAGGTTGCTGACATCTCCTATCGAGTGGGTGATGGCTTGCTGGGTGGCGAAGTGGTGATGGAAGCGTTCGGCCCATCCGAGACAGTTGTGGTGGATCCCCGGGTGCAGGACACGGTAGAGGCCGAACGGTTGGCCATGGATATGCTCACACGAAATTCCTTCGGACTTATTTGCGGCAGCGGTTCCTGCGAAGGAAACTATCGGATCAAAGCGGGTGCCACCTTGGAGGTAAAAGAATTGGGAGGGCGGTTTTCCGGCCCTTATCTGCTTCGTGAGGTAAAGCATCGACTTGTCTCGGGTACAGGATTCACTACGAGTTTCTCGGGATCACGGAATACGGTCTAG
- a CDS encoding CIS tube protein has translation MALEKAVIHNLDTNEDVGVLFNPKEYIIEKRTPWKEQEIQGLDSPAVEFTLGERKRLSMELFFDTSEEKSDVRAFTDKIEELMLVNADQHRPPLLLFTWGNLQFRCVLEDLVQRFTMFLNDGTPVRAILKVLFKEYSSAASQIKEKPRHSSDHTKRIILQEGESLSSLSAREYEDPAQWRVIADANGIDDPMNVEVGTPLRLPPLY, from the coding sequence ATGGCTTTGGAAAAAGCGGTGATACATAATCTTGATACAAATGAGGATGTTGGGGTCCTGTTCAATCCGAAAGAGTACATTATCGAGAAGCGGACGCCCTGGAAAGAACAGGAAATACAGGGGCTGGACTCTCCCGCCGTCGAGTTTACGCTGGGTGAACGAAAGCGATTGTCCATGGAGCTCTTCTTTGATACCTCGGAAGAAAAGTCTGATGTAAGGGCCTTCACGGACAAGATCGAGGAGCTCATGCTGGTGAATGCCGATCAGCACAGACCCCCCTTGTTGCTCTTCACCTGGGGAAACCTGCAGTTTCGGTGTGTTCTGGAGGATCTCGTGCAACGGTTCACGATGTTCCTGAATGACGGCACTCCGGTGAGGGCAATTCTGAAGGTGCTCTTCAAGGAATATTCCAGTGCGGCAAGTCAAATCAAGGAAAAACCTCGCCATTCGTCGGATCACACAAAGCGGATCATTCTCCAGGAAGGGGAAAGCCTGTCCTCCCTTTCAGCCAGGGAGTATGAGGATCCTGCCCAATGGCGTGTTATTGCCGATGCAAACGGTATCGACGACCCCATGAACGTGGAGGTCGGGACGCCCCTGCGGCTTCCTCCTCTGTATTAA
- a CDS encoding phage tail protein: MSGSTERNDSYLASYFTIEIEGIQRAKFFRCEGLEAETYVYEVEEGGLNGSVHKFLGRTRFPNLVLENGLTDNTDLYDWYVKTVMSDEPIERRDGSVVLFGTNGDEVKRWNFFRALPCRYVGPRLGTEAHGCAVERIEITHEGLMLG; this comes from the coding sequence ATGTCGGGATCGACAGAACGGAATGATTCCTATCTGGCATCGTATTTCACAATCGAAATTGAAGGGATCCAGCGAGCCAAGTTCTTTCGTTGTGAAGGGTTGGAGGCAGAGACCTATGTGTACGAGGTTGAAGAGGGTGGGCTGAACGGTTCGGTCCACAAATTTCTGGGCCGAACCCGGTTTCCCAACCTGGTTCTGGAAAACGGGCTGACCGATAATACCGATCTCTATGACTGGTACGTCAAGACGGTCATGTCCGACGAACCGATAGAGCGACGCGATGGTTCGGTTGTTCTTTTCGGGACGAATGGTGATGAGGTGAAGCGGTGGAACTTTTTCCGGGCGCTGCCTTGCCGCTATGTGGGCCCCCGGTTGGGTACAGAGGCCCATGGGTGTGCTGTGGAGCGGATAGAGATTACCCATGAAGGTTTAATGCTGGGATAG